A stretch of Aphelocoma coerulescens isolate FSJ_1873_10779 chromosome 1A, UR_Acoe_1.0, whole genome shotgun sequence DNA encodes these proteins:
- the ATP6V1E1 gene encoding V-type proton ATPase subunit E 1 yields the protein MALSDADVQKQIKHMMAFIEQEANEKAEEIDAKAEEEFNIEKGRLVQTQRLKIMEYYEKKEKQIEQQKKIQMSNLMNQARLKVLKARDDLIADLLNEAKQRLAKVVKDTARYQTLLDGLVLQGFYQLLEPRLVVRCRKQDLPMVKTAVQKSIPIYKNAIKRDVDVHIDQDSFLPEDIAGGVEIYNSDGKIKVSNTLESRLDLVAQQMMPEIRVALFGANANRKFLD from the exons ATGGCGCTCAGCGATGCCGACGTGCAGAAGCAG ATCAAGCACATGATGGCTTTCATTGAGCAGGAAGCCAATGAAAAGGCTGAAGAAATAGATGCAAAG GCAGAAGAAGAATTCAACATTGAGAAGGGTCGCCTTGTTCAGACACAGAGGCTGAAAATCATGGAGTATTATGAAAAGAAGGAGAAGCAAATtgaacagcaaaagaaaat TCAGATGTCCAACCTGATGAATCAAGCAAGGCTGAAGGTCCTCAAGGCAAGGGATGACCTTATTGCA GATTTGCTGAATGAGGCCAAGCAGAGACTTGCCAAGGTGGTGAAGGATACTGCCAGGTACCAGACACTGCTGGATGGACTAGTTCTACAG GGATTCTACCAGCTGCTTGAGCCCAGATTAGTTGTTCGGTGCAGGAAGCAGGATCTCCCCATGGTTAAG ACTGCTGTACAGAAGAGCATTCCCATCTACAAAAATGCCATAAAAAGGGATGTGGATGTTCATATTGACCAAGACAGCTTCCTGCCAGAAGATAT TGCTGGAGGTGTTGAAATCTACAACAGTGATGGTAAAATTAAAGTTTCCAATACCCTGGAAAGTCGGCTGGACCTTGTAGCCCAGCAG ATGATGCCAGAAATCAGAGTGGCTCTCTTTGGTGCTAATGCCAACAGGAAGTTTTTGGACTAA